In Thermanaerothrix sp., one DNA window encodes the following:
- a CDS encoding purine/pyrimidine permease, whose protein sequence is MARKQIVYGLPDKPPLPIMILAGAQHVLTLFGATTLVPLIFGPAMGMDTLQIGAFISCVYFGMGVATLIQTNPKLGTGLPIVQGSSFSFIPSIMTIIGAYKAMGPNVVMQYVGGGLIAGGLLLSFIGYSRIVGVIRKVITPVVIGPVIMAIGFSLAPVAIQFNAANYWPISLLVVALIMIFSLVSKNRYANIFAVLGSIVIAYLICLAASLMGIFAPGHPAYIDLGKVASAPWFRFNVVFPWGMPKFSLLAFGALLAGFFAVMIESIGDYHSCSYVSGLDDPTPDMISRGIGAEGLNCALSGVFGSVGTTSYTENIGLIGLTGVASRYVVRTGAVILILLSFIGKLGGLIATMPSPVIGGAYISLFGVIGALGIQTLMRADMGSQRNVVVVGFAFLMALGLPGWVEKNQMLFMNPAYGQFLSTLGGMVWAILKTPMAVAGICAATCDSLIPGTPEERGIGVGMK, encoded by the coding sequence ATGGCGAGGAAGCAGATAGTGTACGGTCTTCCCGACAAGCCGCCGCTACCCATAATGATCCTTGCGGGGGCCCAGCACGTGTTGACCCTTTTCGGCGCCACCACGTTGGTGCCCTTGATATTCGGTCCCGCCATGGGGATGGACACCCTTCAGATAGGGGCGTTCATCTCCTGCGTGTACTTCGGCATGGGGGTGGCCACGCTCATCCAGACCAACCCCAAGCTGGGTACCGGCCTTCCGATAGTCCAGGGGTCCAGCTTCAGCTTCATCCCCTCCATCATGACCATCATAGGGGCCTACAAGGCCATGGGGCCCAACGTGGTCATGCAGTACGTGGGGGGCGGTCTCATCGCTGGGGGGCTGTTGCTGTCCTTCATCGGCTACAGCCGCATAGTTGGCGTCATCAGGAAGGTCATAACCCCGGTGGTCATAGGGCCGGTCATCATGGCCATAGGCTTCTCCCTGGCGCCGGTGGCCATCCAGTTCAACGCCGCCAACTACTGGCCCATATCACTGCTGGTGGTGGCGCTCATAATGATCTTCAGCCTGGTGAGCAAGAACCGTTACGCCAACATATTCGCGGTCCTGGGTTCCATCGTGATAGCTTATCTCATCTGCCTTGCCGCTTCCCTCATGGGCATCTTCGCCCCGGGGCATCCCGCGTACATCGACCTTGGCAAGGTGGCCTCCGCCCCATGGTTCCGGTTCAACGTGGTCTTCCCCTGGGGGATGCCCAAGTTCAGCCTGTTGGCCTTCGGCGCCCTGCTGGCGGGGTTCTTCGCGGTCATGATCGAGTCCATCGGGGACTACCACTCCTGTTCCTACGTGTCCGGTTTGGACGACCCGACCCCTGACATGATAAGCCGCGGCATAGGGGCCGAGGGGCTTAACTGCGCCCTTTCGGGGGTTTTCGGTTCCGTGGGCACCACCTCCTACACGGAGAACATAGGGCTCATAGGGCTCACGGGAGTTGCCAGCCGTTACGTGGTCCGCACCGGTGCCGTAATCCTCATACTCCTCAGCTTCATCGGCAAGCTTGGAGGCCTTATAGCCACCATGCCATCGCCGGTGATAGGCGGCGCTTACATCTCCCTTTTCGGCGTGATAGGCGCATTGGGAATCCAGACCCTCATGAGGGCGGACATGGGAAGCCAGAGGAACGTGGTGGTGGTGGGCTTTGCGTTCCTTATGGCCTTGGGCCTGCCTGGGTGGGTGGAGAAGAACCAGATGCTGTTCATGAACCCCGCTTACGGTCAGTTCCTGTCCACCTTGGGGGGCATGGTTTGGGCCATCCTCAAGACCCCCATGGCGGTGGCGGGCATATGCGCCGCCACCTGCGACAGCCTCATCCCCGGCACCCCCGAGGAGAGGGGCATAGGGGTTGGGATGAAGTAG
- a CDS encoding xanthine dehydrogenase family protein molybdopterin-binding subunit: protein MKQTVTNHGVGTWVTRKFDEEKAAGTLRFADDLRFGPELLHARAARSTIAHGEIVSIDVSEAMKVPGVVKVITGDMFVHHFGLYLQDRTPLAVWKVRYVGEPIALVVAETEEAAEEGMLKVKATYRELPAVFDPVKAATDNSVLVHPELGSYEHVPYLTPQPGTNIANWFRIRRGDVEKAFAECEYIIEEAVTCPQIAHGFLEPHCCICQEDPATGNLTIWSSAQSAFAVREIIAKGLGYPLHKIRVIAPPIGGGFGGKAGMTIEAMCLSAAMDPDIKGRPVKLHIPREEVLISSWVRQGYVAKIKLGIDKEGKIQAIKNTFFFDTGVSAEYGANPVRSAGYTSTGCYYVPNVWTDSYAVYTNKPFGGAYRGFGLPELMGAMEVIIDIAANKIGMDPIEFRLKNMLKPGLPTCTGMPMHNHALDKIVSKVVEKIKLGEKEPPKRPGWKRGKGFALAIKAPAMPADASSSAIVKVLGDGTVEVLAATMDMGQGAYTAYAQMVCEELGVPIESVKCYYPDTQSHPYDWQTVASRSCWSMGMAVKRAAADAREKVLALFSRYWQVEPEAITIEHGVVKCRKLGKAERLDERIQNGFHMPDGEHVGGPVIGTGTFVPPDVVYPDPETGQSPKSVVHFTVGAVGIDIEVDPATGEVVVNNVAAGYDVGKAISPINVRGQIEGGTIQGISAGLLEGMYYDENGKLLTPDFTDYKMSTTMDLPDNMDIFWEETPEELSPYGNRGIGEHSMISPAPAIDNALYDALGIRIHSYPFSKERVYKAVQMAKDGETDLWEYPYVQEQNYRKAIKEWL from the coding sequence ATGAAGCAGACCGTTACCAACCACGGGGTTGGAACCTGGGTGACCAGGAAGTTCGACGAGGAGAAGGCGGCGGGTACCTTAAGGTTTGCGGACGACCTTCGGTTCGGTCCGGAGCTTTTGCACGCCCGGGCCGCCAGGTCCACCATAGCCCACGGTGAGATAGTCTCCATAGACGTCTCGGAGGCCATGAAGGTCCCCGGGGTGGTGAAGGTTATAACCGGCGACATGTTCGTCCACCACTTCGGGCTGTACCTTCAGGACCGCACGCCGCTGGCGGTGTGGAAGGTTCGCTACGTTGGCGAGCCCATAGCGCTGGTGGTGGCGGAGACCGAGGAGGCGGCGGAGGAGGGGATGCTGAAGGTCAAGGCCACGTACCGGGAGCTGCCGGCGGTGTTCGATCCCGTTAAGGCCGCCACGGACAACTCCGTGCTGGTGCATCCGGAGCTTGGAAGCTACGAGCACGTGCCGTACCTGACGCCTCAGCCGGGGACCAACATAGCCAACTGGTTCAGGATCCGCCGGGGCGACGTGGAGAAGGCCTTTGCGGAGTGCGAGTACATAATCGAGGAGGCGGTGACCTGTCCGCAGATAGCCCACGGGTTCCTTGAGCCCCACTGCTGCATCTGCCAGGAGGACCCCGCCACCGGGAACCTTACCATATGGAGCTCCGCCCAGTCCGCCTTTGCGGTGAGGGAGATAATAGCCAAGGGTCTTGGCTATCCGCTTCACAAGATAAGGGTCATAGCCCCCCCCATCGGAGGCGGGTTTGGAGGGAAGGCGGGGATGACCATAGAGGCCATGTGCCTGTCCGCCGCCATGGACCCGGACATAAAGGGCCGTCCGGTGAAGCTCCACATCCCCCGGGAGGAGGTGCTCATATCCTCTTGGGTGCGCCAGGGTTACGTGGCGAAGATAAAGCTTGGGATAGACAAGGAAGGCAAGATCCAGGCCATAAAGAACACCTTCTTCTTCGACACCGGGGTTTCGGCGGAGTACGGCGCCAACCCGGTGCGGAGCGCCGGTTACACCTCCACCGGTTGCTACTACGTGCCCAACGTGTGGACCGACAGCTACGCGGTGTACACGAACAAGCCCTTCGGCGGGGCCTACAGGGGATTCGGCCTTCCGGAGCTCATGGGAGCCATGGAGGTCATAATAGACATAGCCGCCAACAAGATAGGCATGGATCCCATTGAGTTCAGGCTCAAGAACATGCTGAAGCCCGGGCTTCCCACCTGCACCGGCATGCCCATGCACAACCACGCGCTGGACAAGATAGTGTCCAAGGTGGTGGAGAAGATAAAGCTCGGGGAGAAGGAGCCCCCGAAGCGTCCCGGCTGGAAGAGGGGCAAGGGTTTTGCGTTGGCCATAAAGGCCCCCGCCATGCCGGCGGACGCGTCCAGCAGCGCCATAGTGAAGGTGTTGGGTGACGGCACCGTTGAGGTGTTGGCGGCCACCATGGACATGGGGCAGGGGGCCTACACCGCCTATGCCCAGATGGTGTGTGAGGAGCTTGGGGTTCCCATTGAGAGCGTGAAGTGCTACTACCCGGACACCCAGAGCCACCCCTATGACTGGCAGACCGTGGCGAGCCGTTCCTGCTGGTCCATGGGCATGGCGGTGAAGAGGGCCGCGGCGGACGCCAGGGAGAAGGTGTTGGCCCTGTTCTCCCGTTACTGGCAGGTGGAACCCGAGGCCATAACCATAGAGCACGGGGTGGTGAAGTGCCGGAAGCTTGGCAAGGCGGAGAGGTTGGACGAGCGGATCCAGAACGGCTTCCACATGCCCGACGGGGAGCACGTGGGAGGTCCGGTGATAGGCACCGGCACGTTCGTGCCCCCCGACGTGGTGTACCCGGATCCGGAGACCGGCCAGTCGCCGAAGAGCGTGGTGCACTTCACCGTGGGTGCCGTGGGGATCGACATCGAGGTTGACCCCGCCACCGGCGAGGTGGTGGTGAACAACGTGGCGGCGGGCTACGACGTGGGCAAGGCCATAAGCCCGATCAACGTGAGGGGCCAGATAGAGGGCGGCACCATCCAGGGCATATCCGCGGGCCTTTTGGAGGGCATGTACTACGACGAGAACGGGAAGCTCCTCACTCCGGACTTCACGGACTACAAGATGAGCACCACCATGGACCTGCCGGACAACATGGACATCTTCTGGGAGGAGACGCCGGAGGAGCTTTCGCCCTACGGCAACCGGGGCATAGGGGAGCACTCGATGATATCTCCCGCGCCGGCCATAGACAACGCCCTTTACGACGCCCTTGGCATCAGAATACACTCTTATCCGTTCTCCAAGGAGCGGGTGTACAAGGCTGTTCAGATGGCCAAGGACGGGGAGACCGACCTTTGGGAGTACCCCTACGTGCAGGAGCAGAACTACCGGAAGGCCATAAAGGAGTGGCTTTAG
- a CDS encoding (2Fe-2S)-binding protein, with protein MSKKTISFTLNGRPVTMEVEPRTTLLRALRDYGVTSVKRGCEEGECGTCTVIMDGKLQKSCMVLAQEAEGREVMTAEGLVSKDGKLHPVQQAFIEEGAIQCGFCTPGMVLAVYDLLKRNPNPTDQEMKVALSGNLCRCTGYEGIFRAVRKAAKMMSCCGA; from the coding sequence ATGTCTAAGAAGACCATAAGCTTCACCTTGAACGGAAGGCCTGTGACCATGGAAGTGGAGCCCAGGACCACCCTTCTCAGGGCCCTCAGGGATTACGGGGTCACCAGCGTGAAGAGGGGCTGTGAGGAGGGTGAGTGCGGCACCTGCACGGTGATAATGGACGGCAAGCTTCAGAAGTCCTGCATGGTTTTGGCCCAGGAGGCGGAGGGCCGGGAGGTGATGACCGCCGAGGGGCTGGTGTCCAAGGACGGCAAGCTGCACCCGGTTCAGCAGGCCTTCATAGAGGAGGGGGCCATACAGTGCGGCTTCTGCACCCCTGGGATGGTCCTTGCGGTGTACGACCTTCTGAAGAGGAATCCGAACCCCACCGACCAGGAGATGAAGGTGGCCCTTTCGGGTAACCTTTGCCGCTGCACCGGCTACGAGGGCATATTCCGGGCGGTGCGCAAGGCGGCGAAGATGATGTCCTGCTGCGGAGCATGA